From a region of the Dictyostelium discoideum AX4 chromosome 2 chromosome, whole genome shotgun sequence genome:
- a CDS encoding hypothetical protein (Similar to Plasmodium falciparum (Isolate 3D7). Asparagine-rich antigen), which produces MDMCEKLFWKVFKNKVLINQILYYVHNVEWIDYDNHLQINANNRIKFKDIHSFKFMIKNNQWELLKMKINNKTEFIDINKDSIELLFTILTNLNKVLEKQNNNKENENENENENEENESIDEEFEQFEEKEFEEEFETELEDDEKFQSILLLTNDEIKIRILKIKEIISLLLIKRREEFEICDLTEMAIQCNCLEGLRVLINEPHSIEIYPPSFKFAILNCNSLIVKEIILNSKSFSKLLITDDTIKQYSLKYALMNFKDRNGMINLILDNPILISNSILESINNQSISYLQPKRSFILKTNNNGNNNNNNNNNNNNNNNNNNNNNNNNNKRGSNKNNNKNNNNNNYDDENNNNKDELLPLSSLIKYNDETINRLMKLNLTSIKKKQSPTIITCKLNIKSSLQETLTYLKLNLKYCKGSYYPENGIPSSLQTLLNDESINDNEKLKKLQKFIIINLKPSMAYYKSFVLKYKETIPSMHNDNYYYCSNSKDSNSNDDGGGGGGGGDFNDRESKFLNLFRCISMVLEFGEDLLNQSMFIINQPNSKVEWNSSILDIIVNNNTLKFNNPSQIDWILNCDLDIIYSLISNSRFIKFDTLETVERALDPINGLVVKIKKLNVRGKTSIISFNQIGDTLLRKAIKEADIEILKFILLKSNKNFTFKDNEIPLEIPSTIEKIKKLIDYFNEINHIGFTSKLFFRFYEKVAIKVKTMKNNEKLNFFKSIKIQTTIKDLLKETLDNFVQRAHFEITQLLIECMDSPSFQPLDDESFYIQEKSTICEAKNLNIYYGEYYNVNDINIQDLIYHIKLILPIYESFNNNNNNNNNNNNNNNNNNNNNNNNNNNNNNNNNNNNNNNNNNNNNNNNNNNNNNDNSDDNNREPTQSNINKKLTYEKIINFYFQILIQSKDATIKLVKEIYQLLSSKFVTIYHTHHHAFFYLNLRSRKFTKYILTRLNLKDDFILGNYNIHLPEIPSFYPLKSSLDINIFTFDYILGYIGIKNLNNNNNNNNNNNDDDDDDDNNNNYQTKENKQFINSFDDILKELMERLSHSHAKRISSSVFPDFLGKTNFMKYMDKDLEFCLDIKRIDLFFKQLDFINELIESGIERGNVTPSEAFLQGYTFSSPSNTLLPTSTLFKVDDKESSSIPKLQKEIDPTIRNGLHFSENRLYYSYLLPDKVKEKIFRVMEIEDIKKLIEYNFYVKATQDFIYSRAIKNNRFDIASFMLKNFKISFKFPILPIKTKNYYPELEFQFLVNNFPELIKNPNRFEIDKTLTNNQLFPTMILRKIVEFFGESKNDNEYIKFVDANTQEIKEQTLENAIISLREIRYNEPIEHSYQSFCYIDREEIIRDLFELDENQILLKSIFDRIQKKYLTQFNQLIEKGDQYYTERLDNFFLNSFKFGKIKLCNLILNHYNDNNNNNDSIKFKLLLNFIKDIDDIEIYSIKYFFNHPIIKDNNEILEELKKQLLNHPTFKYYFNLKN; this is translated from the coding sequence atggatatgtgtgaaaaattattttggaaagttttcaaaaataaggttttaattaatcaaatattatattatgtTCACAATGTTGAATGGATTGATTATGATAATCATTTACAAATCAATGCaaataatagaattaaatttaaagatattcactcatttaaatttatgattaaaaataatcaatgggaattattaaaaatgaaaattaataataaaactgaattcattgatataaataaagacTCAATCGaactattatttacaatattaacaaatttaaataaagttttagaaaaacaaaataataataaagaaaatgaaaatgaaaatgaaaatgaaaatgaagagaATGAATCAATagatgaagaatttgaacaatttgaagaaaaagaatttgaagaagAATTTGAAACTGAATTAGAGGATGATGAAAAATTTCAaagtattttattattaacaaatgatgaaattaaaattagaattttaaaaattaaagagataatatcactattattaataaaaagaagagaagaatttgaaatttgtgATTTAACTGAAATGGCAATTCAATGTAATTGTTTAGAAGGTTTAAGagtattaattaatgaaccacattcaattgaaatttatccaccatcttttaaatttgcaattttaaattgtaattctttaattgttaaagaaatcattttaaattcgaaatcattttcaaaattattaataactgATGATacaattaaacaatattctttaaaatatgcattaatgaattttaaaGATAGAAATGGAatgattaatttaatattagataatccaattttaatatcaaattcaattttagaatcaattaataatcaatcaatttcTTATTTACAACCAAAAagatcttttattttaaaaactaataataatggtaataataataataataataataataataataataataataataataataataataataataataataataataataaaagaggtagtaataaaaataataataaaaataataataataataattatgatgatgagaataataataataaagatgaattgcttccattatcatcattaattaaatataatgatgaaactattaatagattaatgaaattaaatttaacaagtataaaaaagaaacaatcaccaacaattattacttgtaaattaaatattaaaagttcATTACAAGAAACATTgacatatttaaaattgaatttaaaatattgtaAAGGTTCATATTATCCTGAAAATGGTATACCAAGCTCATTACAAACTCTATTAAATGATGAatcaataaatgataatgaaaaattaaagaaattacaaaagtttataattataaatttaaaaccatCAATGGCTTATTATAAatcttttgttttaaaatataaagaaacAATACCATCAATGcataatgataattattattattgcagTAATAGCAAggatagtaatagtaatgatgatggtggtggtggtggtggtggtggtgattttaatgatagagaatcaaaatttttaaatttatttagatGTATTTCAATGGTTTTAGAATTTGGtgaagatttattaaatcaatcaatgTTTATTATAAATCAACCAAATTCAAAAGTTGAATGGAATTCATCAATATTggatattattgttaataataatactttaaaatttaataatcctTCACAAATTGATTGGATTTTAAATTGTGATTTAGATATAATctattcattaatttcaaattcaagatttattaaatttgatacaTTGGAAACAGTTGAAAGAGCATTAGATCCAATCAATGGTTTGGTGgtaaaaattaagaaattaaatgttAGAGGTAAAACTTCAATCATATCATTTAATCAAATTGGTGATACTCTACTTAGAAAAGCAATAAAAGAAGCAGATAttgaaatattgaaatttattttattaaaaagtaataaaaacttcacttttaaagataatgaaaTACCTTTAGAAATACCATCAactattgaaaaaattaaaaagttaatagattatttcaatgaaattaatCATATTGGTTTcacttcaaaattattttttagattttatgAAAAGGTTGCTATTAAAGTTAAAACAATGAAAAACAatgaaaaattgaatttctttaaatcaattaaaattcaaactacaattaaagatttattaaaagaaacttTAGATAATTTCGTTCAAAGAGCTCATTTTGAAATTacccaattattaattgaatgtaTGGATTCACCTTCATTTCAACCACTTGATGATGAATCTTTCTATATTCAAGAGAAATCAACAATATGTGAagctaaaaatttaaatatttattatggTGAATATTATAAtgtaaatgatattaatattcaagatttaatatatcatataaaattaatattaccaaTTTATGAAtcattcaataataataataataataataataataataataataataataataataataataataataataataataataataataataataataataataataataataataataataataataataataataataataataataataataataataataataataatgataatagtgatgataataatagagAACCAACtcaatcaaatataaataaaaaattaacatatgaaaagattattaatttttattttcaaattttaattcaatctAAAGATGCAACAATTAAATTggtaaaagaaatttatcaattactATCAAGTAAATTTGTTACAATATATCATACACATCATCATgctttcttttatttaaatttaagatctagaaaatttacaaaatatattttaacaagattaaatttaaaagatgattTCATTCTtggtaattataatattcattTACCAGAAATACCAAGTTTTTATCCATTAAAGAGTAGTTtagatataaatatttttacatttgATTATATACTTGGTTATAttggtattaaaaatttaaataataataataataataataataataataatgatgatgatgatgatgatgataataataataattatcaaacaaaagaaaataaacaatttataaattcatttgatgatattttaaaagaattaatggAAAGATTATCACATTCACATGCAAAAAGAATTTCATCATCAGTATTTCCAGATTTTTTAGgtaaaactaattttatgAAATATATGGATAAAGATTTAGAATTTTGTTTagatattaaaagaattgatctattttttaaacaattggattttattaatgaattaattgaaagtgGTATTGAAAGAGGAAATGTAACACCATCAGAAGCATTTTTACAAGGTTATACATTCTCTTCACCATCAAATACATTATTACCAACTAGTACattatttaaagttgatgataaagaatcatcatcaataccAAAACTTCAAAAAGAGATTGATCCAACAATAAGGAATGGTTTACATTTCTCTGAGAATAGATTATACTATTCATATTTATTACCTGATAAAGTTAAAGAGAAAATTTTTAGGGTTATGGAAAttgaagatattaaaaaattaattgaatataatttcTATGTTAAAGCAACTCAAGATTTTATTTACTCTAgagcaattaaaaataatagattcGATATTGCAAGTTTTATgttgaaaaattttaaaatctcattcaaatttccaattttaccaattaaaactaaaaactATTATCCAGAATTAGAATTTCAATTCCTTGTTAATAATTTCCCAGAgttaattaaaaatccaaatagatttgaaattgataaaaccctaacaaataatcaattatttccAACAATGATATTAAGAAAGATTGTTGAATTCTTTGGTGAAagtaaaaatgataatgaatatattaaatttgttgatGCTAATACacaagaaattaaagaacaAACTTTGGAAAATGCAATCATTTCATTACGTGAAATTAGATACAATGAACCAATTGAACATTCTTATCAAAGTTTTTGTTATATAGATAGAGAAGAAATTATCAGAGATTTATTTGAACTAGATGAAAATCAAAtcttattaaaatcaatttttgatagaattcaaaaaaaatatttaacccaatttaatcaattaattgaaaaaggtGATCAATATTATACTGAAAGATTAGATAACTTTTtcttaaattcttttaaatttggtaaaattaaattatgtaatttaattttaaatcattataatgataataataataataatgatagtattaaatttaaattattattaaattttattaaggatattgatgatattgaaatttatagtattaaatatttctttaatcatccaattattaaagataataatgaaattttagaagaattaaaaaaacaattattaaatcatccaacttttaaatattattttaatttgaaaaattag
- the utp13 gene encoding U3 small nucleolar ribonucleoprotein: MIRYVECEPVTDDEEFQDEQPIQKVEPKAPSRKLKTVFKPDYEIGSLFTGGSLRISEDSKFIVSQAGYEIKIIDTEHGTVISKIESDTKISTFALSPNNEEILIGCSNLQIKQYRIEDQSLVKIWKGHEGPINEIDIHSSGNIVASASSDKTVKVWDLEKGYCTHNFQHDDVVTMLKFHPTLLKLVTVCLDLNIRVYDLVTKECVILTNHLSQISGITFSNSGKELISSGRDKVLNVWDMLSKNPKKTIPIYQELGGIITLPKESYNSLPENSKIKIEKIREKVKTMAAHADKIKNGDDITIVIGGEEVLRAWCTETGECIWNDQNIEFKKKTDNDDKDKTDTLYTISSIINNKDKIISITSEHNLLIYNGKTLERQGEIIGYNDEIIDIKYINDDNIIVATNSNEIKTYDLNTKRAQVLRGHEDLVMSVDVSADGKHIISGSRDKSAMIWDLEKKESIAQLTGHTGVISCVALPKKPSTSMFAITASDDRTIKLWKGFSTTSSSGGDDSKKKDKKISASVTKIAHEKDINSISIAPNDKIFATASQDSYVKLWNVNNLEPITSIKAHRRGVWHVEFSPIDQCFLTCSADGTIKIWSLSDYTCLKTLEGHKGSVLKASFISFGMQIVSVASEGLIKLWNIKTNECLNTFEGHESKIWALSVAKDQERFITGGSDSKLIAWKDHTEIELEIQKKKEENQVLYKQHLDTAIRKKDYYSALKLALVLDQPRQTLNIFNSMYYDDQSIGESVIQGCIGRLSPNEVVKCLRFIRDWNTNSKFVSISQIVLNSIITSFKPDELSKLSVGEMPKLLESIIPYTDRHFQRIDKMLQKTYLIDFTIQSINPAASTLSMDRVETSHIDQNYKKSLDQLIKEPTKPMKKSIQTPTSQKKKEKKKTFFKSNANK; the protein is encoded by the exons atgataAGATATGTTGAATGTGAACCAGTAacagatgatgaagaatttcAAGATGAacaaccaattcaaaaagTTGAACCAAAAGCACCAtcaagaaaattaaaaactgtTTTCAAACCAGATTATGAAATTGGATCATTATTTACAGGTGGTTCATTAAGAATTTCTGAagattcaaaatttattgtATCACAAGCCGgttatgaaattaaaattattgatacaGAGCATGGTActgtaatttcaaaaattgaaagt gatACAAAAATATCAACATTTGCACTTAGCCCAAATAATGAAGAGATTTTAATAGGTTGttcaaatttacaaataaaacaatatagAATTGAGGATCAATCATTAGTTAAAATTTGGAAAGGACATGAAGGTCCAATcaatgaaattgatattcATTCAAGTGGAAATATAGTTGCATCAGCATCATCAGATAAAACCGTTAAAGTTTGGGATTTAGAAAAAGGTTATTGTACTCATAACTTTCAACATGATGATGTTGTAACAATGTTAAAATTTCATCcaactttattaaaattagttaCTGTTTgtttagatttaaatattagaGTTTATGATTTAGTTACAAAAGAAtg tGTTATTTTAACAAATCATTTATCACAAATTTCAGGTattacattttcaaatagtggtaaagaattaatttcatcaggTAGAGATAAAGTATTGAATGTTTGGGATATGCTATCAAAGAATCCAAAGAAAACAATTCCAATCTATCAAGAATTAGGTGGAATAATTACATTACCAAAGGAATCATATAATTCATTACCAgaaaatagtaaaattaaaattgaaaagattAGAGAAAAAGTTAAAACAATGGCAGCACATgctgataaaattaaaaatggtgatgatattACAATTGTAATTGGTGGTGAAGAAGTTTTAAGAGCATGGTGTACAGAAACTGGTGAATGTATTTGGAATGAtcaaaatattgaatttaaaaagaaaactgataatgatgataaagataaaactGATACTTTATATACAATTTCTTCAATTAT taataataaagataaaattataaGTATAACATCGGAacataatttattaatttataatggTAAAACATTAGAAAGACAAGGTGAGATTATTGGatataatgatgaaattattgatattaaatatattaatgatgataatattattgttgcaaccaattcaaatgaaattaaaacttaTGATTTAAATACAAAGAGAGCACAAGTTTTGAGAGGTCATGAAGATTTAGTTATGTCAGTTGATGTAAGTGCCGATGGTAAACATATTATTTCAGGTTCAAGAGATAAGAGTGCAATGATTTGGGATTTGGAAAAGAAAGAATCAATTGCTCAATTGACAGGTCATACTGGTGTTATTTCATGTGTTGCATTACCAAAGAAACCTTCAACTTCAATGTTTGCAATTACAGCATCAGATGATCgtacaattaaattatgGAAAGGTttttcaacaacatcatcatctggCGGCGATGACAGCaagaaaaaagataaaaaaatttcagcATCAGTTACAAAGATTGCACatgaaaaagatataaattcaatttcaattgcaCCAAATGATAAAATCTTTGCAACTGCATCACAAGATTCATATGTAAAATTATGgaatgtaaataatttggAACCAATTACATCAATTAAAGCACATCGTAGAGGTGTATGGCATGTTGAATTCTCACCAATTGATCAATGCTTTTTAACTTGTTCCGCTGATGGTACAATTAAGATTTGGTCACTTTCAGATTATACATGTTTAAAGACATTGGAAGGTCATAAAGGTTCAGTATTAAAAGCATCATTCATTAGTTTCGGTATGCAAATCGTATCGGTTGCATCTGAGGGTTTAATTAAACTTTGGAATATTAAAACCAATGAATGTTTAAATACTTTTGAAGGTCATGAATCAAAGATTTGGGCATTATCAGTTGCAAAAGATCAAGAACGTTTCATTACTGGTGGTTCAGATTCAAAACTTATCGCTTGGAAAGATCATACTGAAATCGAATTGGAAATTCAAAAGAAGAAAGAAGAGAACCAAGTTTTATATAAACAACATTTAGATACAGCCATTAGAAAGAAAGATTATTATAGTGCTTTGAAATTAGCATTGGTATTGGATCAACCAAGACaaactttaaatatttttaactCAATGTACTATGATGATCAATCCATTGGTGAATCTGTTATTCAAGGTTGTATTGGTCGTTTATCACCAAATGAAGTTGTAAAATGTTTACGTTTTATTCGTGATTGGAATACAAATTCAAAGTTTGTTTCAATCTCTCAAATcgttttaaattcaattatcaCATCCTTTAAACCAGATGaactttcaaaattatcTGTTGGTGAAATGCCAAAACTTTTAGAATCAATTATACCTTACACTGATAGACATTTCCAAAGAATTGATAAAATGTTACAAAAAACTTATCTAATCGATTTtacaattcaatcaattaatcCTGCTGCAAGTACTCTCTCAATGGATCGTGTTGAAACTTCACATATTgatcaaaattataaaaaatctttagatcaattaattaaagaaccAACTAAACCAAtgaaaaaatcaattcaaactCCAACAagtcaaaagaaaaaagaaaaaaagaaaacttttttcaaatcaaatgcaaataaataa
- a CDS encoding hypothetical protein (Similar to Arabidopsis thaliana (Mouse-ear cress). Hypothetical 34.3 kDa protein) — protein sequence MMTTEDVQPIETTKDGVVVLNYSDLIAGKDLSDSIEKAYGYSGHGLLVVKGIPSIVELRERLLNLAPRYSALPDEIKEKSVHKESNFSFGWSHGKEILRPGVFDEYKGSYYNNPQYDQPFEDEKMIKEFPESCHPNIWPVEDFPEMRQAFMELGQTIVNVGQLVARQCDKYTVKQCEDYKADTLETVIKESLTCKARLLYYFPINEDQSERSRDSWCGWHNDHSSLTGLCPAMYFTMSEDGKLVVNSDIPCPDAEAGLYAKSRDEKEVKIAIPKDCIAYQIGECSQIQTGGLLRATPHAVQAIKYPESKNVGRGTFAVFMQPNVDVVLNTPKGKENTFVGQYKPGMNFAEFSKVTIENYYSE from the exons atgatg acCACAGAAGATGTACAACCAATTGAAACTACCAAAGATGGTGTAGTAGTATTAAATTATAGCGATTTAATTGCAGGTAAAGATTTATCAGACTCAATTGAAAAAGCCTATGGTTACAGTGGTCATGGTTTATTAGTTGTTAAAGGTATTCCATCAATTGTTGAATTACGTGAAAGATTATTAAATCTTGCACCAAGATATTCAGCACTTCCAGAtgaaatcaaagaaaaaagtGTACACAAAGAAAGTAATTTCTCATTTGGTTGGAGTCATggtaaagaaattttaagaCCAGGTGTATTTG atGAATATAAAGGatcatattataataatccaCAATATGATCAACCatttgaagatgaaaaaatgattaaagaaTTTCCAGAATCATGTCACCCAAATATTTGGCCAGTTGAAGATTTTCCAGAGATGAGACAAGCATTTATGGAATTAGGTCAAACCATTGTAAATGTTGGACAATTGGTAGCAAGACAATGTGATAAGTATACAGTTAAACAATGTGAAGATTATAAAGCAGATACATTGGAAACAGTGATTAAGGAGTCATTGACATGTAAAGCACGTCTATTATACTATTTCCCAATCAATGAGGATCAATCTGAGAGATCAAGAGACTCATGGTGCGGTTGGCATAATGATCATAGTTCATTGACTGGTTTATGTCCAGCAATGTATTTTACAATGTCTGAAGATGGCAAACTTGTTGTCAACTCTGATATCCCATGTCCAGATGCCGAAGCTGGTTTATATGCAAAATCACGTGATGAAAAAGAAGTTAAAATCGCAATTCCAAAAGATTGTATCGCCTATCAAATCGGTGAATGTTCACAAATTCAAACTGGTGGTCTCTTAAGAGCTACACCACATGCAGTTCAAGCTATTAAATATCCAGAAAGTAAAAATGTTGGTCGTGGTACTTTTGCTGTCTTTATGCAACCAAACGTTGATGTTGTTTTAAATACTCCAAAAGGAAAAGAAAATACTTTTGTTGGTCAGTATAAACCTGGTATGAATTTTGCTGAATTCTCAAAAGTAACAATcgaaaattattattctgaataa
- a CDS encoding hypothetical protein (Similar to Gallus gallus (Chicken). 190 kDa tenascin), which yields MKYLFRFFIFLFCITRINSQTGCFFRETGADYNIDSVFSVFYVDNLFNIFGMTFYMKTCTYVTCDPWRQTMICGNYNSTTFQLGPYQSQKVTLNKNGISIEYLSDKTPPNHPCPTITTTVKFICDKSVLSVPKSDYDYVGTCGVQIKLFAIDYCQTCSKCIASHGSCNSTSGWCTCDSYTMGLNCDQLKASISSVVAPTIDGGSVIISGDFSSIYSLGPSLVITIGSLVCSQVSFAASTTQISCTIGAGQGYQNLTISDGSGSTLQYKQFYYHYPCQEDCTPYGTCNDVIGKCTCNYKYSIGADCKTLNLQLTSVKPTLLDGGQAYLVGDFSNVTGLTLSVKIGIKECTDVNFNETTLQCTIGSGEGIKDIIITSDLLTYSKIGAYEYQYYTCPLGCLHGTCNKYNGLCVCNNGTYGDQCQYIECPLDCSTPNGVCDKDTGICDCDDKYSGEGCDFIKCPLDCSTPNGVCDGKTGICNCDEKHSGDSCQFLQCPLNCSNPNGICNRNTGICSCDSKYSGEGCDFIKCPTDCSTPNGTCDGKTGTCKCNNPYTGENCDEIAKCKQECSLKHGTCDSHTLDCICDTQTKGLSCEESRLLIESADPTSLDGGTTTITGYFGTTTSLLSIKIGDSQCTNIKVESDTKLKCDIGPGEGTHNVTVTDDDLSFTGVGMFQYVGQINKISKISGGAIAGIAAGCVVGVSVLGAGGYYQYRKNKKIELFMS from the coding sequence atgaaatatctatttagattttttatatttcttttttgtatAACAAGAATTAATAGTCAAACTGGATGTTTTTTCAGAGAAACAGGAGCCGATTATAATATTGACTCAGTATTTTCTGTGTTTTATGTTGACAAcctttttaatatatttggtATGACCTTTTATATGAAAACTTGTACATATGTAACTTGTGACCCTTGGAGACAAACAATGATTTGTGGAAACTATAATTCAACTACATTTCAATTGGGACCTTACCAATCACAAAAAGTTACacttaataaaaatggaatttCCATAGAATACCTTTCAGACAAAACTCCACCAAATCATCCATGTCCAACTATTACTACAACTGTAAAATTTATATGCGATAAGAGTGTACTAAGTGTACCCAAATCCGATTATGATTATGTGGGTACGTGTGGTGtccaaattaaattattcgCAATCGATTATTGCCAAACATGTTCAAAATGCATAGCATCCCATGGATCATGCAACTCGACTAGTGGTTGGTGTACTTGTGATTCCTATACTATGGGTTTAAATTGCGACCAATTAAAAGCATCGATATCGTCGGTTGTGGCACCAACAATCGATGGTGGTAGTGTGATAATATCAGGTGATTTTTCAAGTATATATTCCCTTGGTCCAAGTTTAGTGATAACCATTGGTAGTTTAGTTTGTTCTCAAGTTTCATTCGCTGCAAGTACCACTCAAATTTCTTGTACGATTGGTGCTGGTCAAGGCTACCAAAATCTTACCATATCCGATGGAAGTGGTTCAACATTGCAAtataaacaattttattaccattatccATGTCAAGAAGATTGCACACCATATGGTACTTGTAATGATGTAATTGGTAAATGTACTtgcaattataaatattcaattggtGCAGAttgtaaaactttaaatttacaattaacaTCAGTGAAACCCACTCTTTTAGATGGTGGTCAAGCTTATTTGGTTGGtgatttttcaaatgttACTGGTTTAACTTTATCTGTTAAAATTGGTATAAAAGAATGTACAGATGTAAATTTCAATGAAACAACATTACAATGTACAATTGGATCAGGCGAAGGtattaaagatattattataacatCAGATCTATTAACATATAGTAAAATTGGTGCATACGAATACCAATATTATACTTGTCCATTAGGTTGTTTACATGGTACttgtaataaatataatggtTTATGTGTTTGTAATAATGGAACTTATGGTGATCAATGTCAATATATTGAATGTCCATTAGATTGTTCAACTCCAAATGGTGTGTGTGATAAAGATACTGGTATTTGCGATTGTGATGATAAATACAGTGGTGAAGGTTGTGATTTCATCAAATGTCCATTAGATTGTTCAACTCCAAATGGTGTATGTGATGGTAAAACTGGTATTTGTAATTGTGATGAAAAACATAGTGGCGATTCATGTCAATTCCTTCAATGTCCATTAAATTGTTCAAATCCAAATGGTATATGTAATAGAAATACTGGAATCTGTAGTTGTGATAGTAAATATAGTGGTGAAGGTTGTGATTTCATCAAATGTCCAACAGATTGTTCAACACCAAATGGTACATGTGATGGTAAAACTGGTACTTGTAAATGTAACAATCCATACACAGGAGAAAATTGTGATGAAATTGCCAAATGTAAACAAGAATGTTCTTTAAAACATGGAACTTGTGATAGTCACACATTAGATTGTATATGTGATACTCAAACCAAAGGTTTATCATGTGAAGAATCaagattattaattgaatcagCCGATCCAACAAGTTTAGATGGTGGTACAACTACAATCACTGGTTATTTTGGtacaacaacatcattactatcaattaaaataggTGATTCTCAATGTACAAATATTAAAGTAGAGAGCgatacaaaattaaaatgcgATATTGGTCCAGGTGAAGGAACTCATAATGTAACAGTCACAGATGACGATCTTTCATTTACTGGTGTTGGTATGTTTCAATATGTGggtcaaataaataaaatatcaaaaatatcTGGTGGTGCAATCGCTGGTATAGCTGCTGgttgtgttgttggtgtttcaGTACTTGGAGCTGGTggttattatcaatatcgtaaaaataaaaaaattgaactTTTTATgtcataa